A stretch of Candidatus Neomarinimicrobiota bacterium DNA encodes these proteins:
- the hemB gene encoding porphobilinogen synthase: MFTLKRRPRRLRRTASIRDLVRETKLSPEDFIQPYFVVHGKSVRNPISSLPGQFQFSIDELIKDAKETFSLGIKAVILFGIPNSKDSVGSETWNDNGIIQIATKALKDAIPHLLVISDVCFCEYTDHGHCGVVTKSGELDNDATLLNLQKQVISHAKAGVDIVAPSGMIDGMVGAIRSALDDEGHALIPILSYAAKFSSSFYGPFREAVDSSPQFGDRKSYQMDPANRREALREVELDVEEGADIIMVKPALPYLDIIREVKERWDLPVAAYNVSGEYAMIKAAAERGWLDGDAAMLESLISIKRAGADIILTYFAKEAAKAIS, translated from the coding sequence ATGTTTACACTTAAACGCCGACCGAGACGATTGAGGAGAACTGCCTCAATCAGAGACCTCGTTCGTGAAACGAAGTTAAGCCCCGAAGATTTTATACAGCCGTATTTTGTTGTGCATGGCAAATCGGTACGTAATCCCATCAGTTCACTTCCGGGGCAATTCCAATTTTCGATAGACGAACTGATCAAGGATGCAAAAGAAACGTTTTCTCTTGGTATAAAAGCAGTGATTCTCTTTGGAATTCCTAATAGCAAAGATTCGGTCGGTTCGGAAACTTGGAACGATAACGGCATCATACAGATCGCAACAAAGGCTTTGAAGGATGCAATCCCGCATCTGTTGGTGATCTCTGACGTTTGCTTCTGTGAATACACCGACCACGGTCACTGCGGTGTGGTGACAAAATCAGGCGAGCTCGACAACGATGCTACTCTGTTAAACCTGCAGAAGCAGGTGATCTCACATGCCAAAGCGGGTGTGGACATAGTTGCCCCGTCAGGAATGATTGACGGTATGGTGGGCGCCATACGGTCTGCTCTTGACGATGAAGGGCATGCACTAATTCCGATATTAAGTTATGCCGCTAAATTTTCATCGTCATTTTATGGTCCGTTCCGCGAAGCGGTTGATTCATCGCCTCAGTTCGGTGATCGAAAATCTTATCAAATGGATCCCGCAAATCGCAGGGAAGCGCTCAGGGAGGTAGAGCTCGATGTGGAAGAGGGAGCGGATATTATTATGGTAAAACCTGCTCTGCCATATCTTGATATAATACGGGAAGTAAAAGAAAGATGGGATCTGCCTGTTGCGGCGTATAACGTCAGCGGGGAGTATGCTATGATAAAAGCCGCGGCGGAGCGAGGCTGGTTGGACGGCGATGCAGCGATGCTCGAGTCTCTTATCTCTATTAAACGTGCGGGAGCGGATATCATTTTGACATATTTCGCGAAGGAAGCAGCGAAGGCGATTTCGTGA
- the hemL gene encoding glutamate-1-semialdehyde 2,1-aminomutase, with protein MQRSEEFFRRAEKVIPGGVNSPVRAFGAVGGSPPFILSAKGSKIYDVDGNEYIDYVCSWGPLILGHAHPAVAAAIKDAVEKGSSFGAPTENEILLAEKIVETVPSIEKVRLVSSGTEATMSAIRLARAATGRDKIIKFSGCYHGHADSFLVQAGSGALTFGEPSSPGVPGSVTADTLISSYNDPDSLDKLLSDNKGEVAAIIVEPVAANMGCVPPKEGFLEGLRERCDGDGILLIFDEVITGFRVALGGAQELYNVMPDITTLGKIIGGGLPVGAYGGKTELMDMVAPAGAVYQAGTLSGNPLATSAGLTVLNELSKPGTYEKLEQLSAELERGLNDGISSLKVEAAVQRVGSLLCIYFTDKPIEKLEDIPDNVSGRYKNYFHTMLESGIYLAPSAYEAMFISLAHSSEDIEITISKSVLAFEESR; from the coding sequence CTGCAAAGAAGTGAGGAGTTTTTCCGTAGAGCGGAAAAAGTTATCCCGGGCGGCGTTAATTCACCTGTCAGGGCGTTCGGCGCGGTAGGAGGATCTCCTCCTTTTATTTTGAGCGCAAAAGGTTCAAAAATTTACGACGTTGACGGGAATGAATACATTGATTATGTCTGTTCCTGGGGACCGCTGATACTCGGTCATGCGCATCCGGCAGTTGCAGCGGCTATCAAAGATGCGGTGGAGAAAGGTTCAAGTTTTGGAGCGCCGACGGAGAACGAAATTCTGTTGGCTGAAAAGATAGTAGAAACCGTACCGTCAATTGAAAAGGTCAGATTGGTCAGTTCGGGAACTGAAGCGACTATGAGCGCCATCAGATTAGCGAGAGCGGCGACCGGGCGTGATAAAATAATAAAATTCTCGGGCTGTTATCACGGTCATGCGGATAGTTTTCTGGTTCAAGCGGGGTCGGGAGCGCTGACGTTCGGCGAGCCGAGCAGTCCGGGTGTGCCGGGAAGCGTAACGGCTGACACTCTAATTTCTTCTTATAACGATCCGGATTCTCTGGATAAGCTGTTATCCGACAACAAGGGGGAAGTGGCGGCGATAATCGTTGAGCCGGTTGCCGCCAACATGGGTTGTGTCCCTCCAAAGGAGGGTTTTCTTGAAGGGCTGAGGGAGCGCTGCGACGGGGACGGTATTCTTCTGATCTTTGATGAGGTAATAACGGGATTCCGGGTGGCGCTCGGCGGAGCGCAGGAACTCTACAACGTAATGCCCGATATTACAACTCTCGGAAAAATAATCGGCGGCGGTCTTCCTGTCGGAGCTTACGGAGGTAAGACCGAATTGATGGATATGGTTGCTCCGGCAGGTGCTGTATATCAGGCGGGAACGCTTTCTGGTAATCCGCTGGCTACGTCAGCGGGGCTGACAGTTTTGAACGAATTGTCAAAACCCGGAACATATGAGAAATTGGAACAGCTGAGCGCCGAATTAGAAAGAGGATTGAACGACGGCATTAGTTCGCTAAAAGTTGAGGCGGCTGTTCAACGGGTCGGTTCTTTACTATGTATATACTTTACAGATAAGCCGATAGAGAAATTAGAGGATATTCCTGATAACGTATCCGGGAGATATAAAAATTATTTTCACACTATGCTCGAATCAGGAATTTACCTTGCCCCATCGGCATACGAAGCGATGTTCATCTCTCTCGCGCACTCAAGCGAGGATATAGAAATTACAATCAGTAAAAGCGTCCTCGCTTTCGAAGAATCCCGATAG
- a CDS encoding NmrA/HSCARG family protein — translation MSDNDKIILVTGATGTQGGAVARNLLDKGWKVRALTRNSESEKALELKSLGAEVVQGDMNDPESLKEPLRGTYGVFSVQNFWEAGNEGEIKLGKTLASAAKEADVKHFVYSSVASADKNTEIVHFDSKFQIEEFIRTIDIPYTIIRPVFFMDNFFMMKEQIEEGNISNAILPEIPLQMIASNDIGIFAAHVFDNPEKYIGKAIDIAGDSVTMPESAELIGDMIGKPVEYTALSMEEFRSAMGDEYATMVDWFNKVGYSVDIAELERSNDIKMKRFNEWLLEVEW, via the coding sequence TTGTCTGATAACGATAAAATAATATTAGTCACGGGAGCAACCGGAACTCAGGGCGGCGCCGTAGCGCGCAACCTGCTGGATAAAGGATGGAAAGTAAGGGCATTGACCCGAAACAGTGAAAGCGAGAAGGCGCTTGAGTTGAAATCGTTGGGCGCGGAAGTTGTTCAGGGAGATATGAATGACCCCGAATCGCTCAAAGAGCCTTTGCGCGGAACTTATGGAGTATTCTCTGTCCAAAATTTTTGGGAAGCGGGAAATGAAGGCGAAATAAAATTAGGAAAGACGCTCGCTTCAGCAGCGAAAGAAGCCGATGTAAAGCATTTTGTTTATTCATCGGTTGCAAGCGCGGATAAAAACACGGAAATAGTTCATTTCGACAGCAAGTTCCAAATAGAGGAATTCATCAGAACTATTGATATTCCATACACCATTATACGTCCGGTGTTTTTTATGGATAATTTCTTTATGATGAAGGAACAGATCGAGGAGGGTAACATATCGAACGCCATTCTCCCTGAAATTCCCCTTCAGATGATAGCATCAAACGATATCGGGATATTTGCCGCCCATGTGTTTGATAATCCTGAAAAATATATAGGCAAAGCAATAGACATTGCGGGTGATTCGGTTACCATGCCTGAATCTGCCGAACTCATCGGTGATATGATCGGAAAACCTGTGGAATATACCGCTCTTTCAATGGAAGAGTTCCGCTCTGCCATGGGTGACGAATATGCGACGATGGTCGATTGGTTTAACAAGGTCGGCTACAGCGTTGATATAGCAGAACTCGAGAGAAGCAACGACATCAAAATGAAAAGGTTCAACGAGTGGCTCCTTGAAGTAGAATGGTAG
- the hemG gene encoding protoporphyrinogen oxidase has product MELTNSDTVPVVIIGGGISGLSTAFWLDKFGIAVRLFEADERVGGVINTTLKDGFLIEHGPSTLQGRTNELLETIDAAGLKDEVLYANDIQKYRYILKGGKPVPIPLSPVSFATTNLFSLSAKLRLLREPFIKPSGKTDESVAEFVIRRLGREILDYAVAPFVGGIYAGDPEKISLRSTFPRLHALETEYGSLIGGMVKKIFNRSKSKTKGARPKLFSFRKGLKTLPEKLTKILGDKVQTRAEVKSILSPNESASFYKVTVEKGGTANIISARSVVISTPSYQTAKLLEPFSSKVANDLRIIDYAPMAVVSLGYNRNDIGHPLNGFGMLSPPCEPNKFLGSLWTSSFFDGRAPDGKVLLTNFIGGKRHPELTELEPNELIDLVHTSLEKILHITGKPILKEVFIKKKAIPQYTIGYHEILNELNNVEANYPGLYMTGAYRGGVSVEDCIANGKATAVKISEYLSNIKNAPLAEIVNVYT; this is encoded by the coding sequence ATGGAACTGACTAATTCCGACACTGTCCCGGTAGTAATAATCGGTGGGGGCATTTCCGGTTTGTCGACCGCATTCTGGCTTGATAAATTCGGAATTGCCGTTCGTCTGTTCGAGGCTGACGAAAGGGTCGGCGGAGTGATCAACACAACTCTGAAAGATGGATTTCTCATCGAACACGGGCCATCGACACTTCAAGGAAGAACAAATGAACTATTGGAAACTATTGATGCTGCCGGCTTAAAAGACGAAGTGCTATACGCAAACGATATTCAGAAATACCGTTATATCCTGAAGGGAGGAAAACCCGTTCCTATTCCGCTCAGTCCGGTATCGTTCGCGACCACTAATTTGTTTTCTCTTTCCGCCAAGTTGAGACTTTTGAGGGAACCTTTCATAAAACCTTCCGGCAAAACAGATGAATCGGTGGCTGAATTTGTAATCAGACGCCTGGGCAGGGAAATTCTTGACTATGCTGTGGCTCCGTTCGTGGGAGGCATCTACGCGGGCGATCCGGAAAAAATCAGCTTACGCAGCACATTCCCGAGACTTCATGCCTTAGAAACAGAGTATGGGAGCCTGATAGGCGGCATGGTGAAAAAGATATTCAATAGGTCAAAAAGTAAAACAAAAGGCGCCCGTCCAAAGCTTTTCTCGTTTAGGAAGGGACTTAAGACTCTGCCTGAAAAGTTGACAAAAATTCTTGGAGATAAGGTGCAGACGAGAGCCGAGGTTAAAAGTATATTATCTCCGAACGAATCCGCTTCTTTTTATAAAGTAACGGTGGAAAAAGGTGGAACAGCGAACATAATTAGCGCCAGATCAGTAGTTATTTCCACTCCGTCATATCAAACGGCAAAACTATTAGAGCCGTTTTCGTCTAAGGTGGCAAACGATCTTAGAATAATCGACTACGCCCCTATGGCTGTGGTTTCGCTTGGTTACAACAGGAACGATATTGGACATCCCCTCAACGGATTCGGAATGTTATCTCCGCCTTGCGAACCGAATAAATTTCTTGGATCACTCTGGACATCGTCCTTCTTCGATGGAAGAGCGCCTGATGGCAAAGTATTACTTACCAATTTTATCGGCGGGAAAAGACATCCTGAATTAACCGAATTGGAACCAAATGAACTTATTGACCTGGTTCACACGAGCTTGGAGAAGATTCTTCACATCACAGGAAAGCCGATATTAAAGGAAGTATTCATAAAGAAGAAAGCAATTCCACAGTACACTATAGGTTATCATGAGATACTGAACGAATTGAATAATGTTGAGGCAAATTATCCGGGTCTTTATATGACCGGGGCGTATAGGGGAGGCGTATCTGTCGAAGATTGTATAGCAAATGGTAAAGCTACGGCGGTTAAAATATCTGAGTACTTATCAAATATAAAAAACGCTCCTTTGGCAGAGATAGTAAATGTTTACACTTAA
- a CDS encoding MarR family transcriptional regulator, which translates to MPTHYKGTVKERRALNAWIKFMRAGITLDSQLTNSLRRFELTESQFAVIEALYHLGPMNLTEISAKLLCTGGNLTTVVDNLEKQDLVKRVPSKTDRRQYEIHLTPKGKSHIKKLFPDHVKAIVREMSVLSPSEQDELSRLCKKLGLEIIKQNK; encoded by the coding sequence ATGCCGACACACTACAAAGGAACGGTCAAAGAACGCAGGGCTCTCAACGCCTGGATCAAATTTATGAGAGCCGGTATTACTCTGGACTCTCAGTTAACGAATAGTCTTCGCAGGTTTGAACTTACTGAAAGTCAATTCGCCGTAATAGAAGCGTTGTATCATCTTGGTCCGATGAACCTGACGGAAATAAGTGCAAAACTCCTTTGTACGGGTGGAAATTTGACAACTGTGGTGGATAATTTGGAAAAACAAGACTTAGTGAAACGGGTTCCAAGCAAAACCGACCGGCGTCAATATGAAATTCATCTTACCCCAAAGGGGAAATCGCATATAAAAAAACTGTTTCCCGATCATGTTAAGGCGATAGTCCGGGAAATGAGCGTTCTCTCCCCTTCTGAACAGGATGAACTTTCAAGGTTATGTAAAAAACTTGGGTTGGAAATAATAAAACAAAATAAATAA
- a CDS encoding acyl-ACP desaturase, which translates to MNEEKTLQQAVDIKTNKTSYTDEEQQIINISDSIVAERIGVARNLESKVEELSNRILRDVDDPKNWQPSDYLPDFADEWEYDINTIQKQSEALPDELLVVLVGDMITEEGLPTYQSLLNRIAPITEITGNQDTAWGKWTRWWTAEENRHGDLLHTHLMFIPRLNMYAVERDIQILLGRGFDPGVGEDPYKLMVYTSFQEKATFISHLGTAKIAKTQGDERLYDICNIISKDELRHFSFYKEVMSEIFDVDQNGAMTAYAHMMKRTISMPAKEMDNSKNPTLFTDFSEVAQATGVYTAKEYAGIIEQLNADWKIRDRDVTTVDASKAQEYLLKLPGRYLKLVERRKSKEFRFDVSKFDWIK; encoded by the coding sequence ATGAACGAAGAAAAAACTCTTCAGCAAGCAGTTGACATTAAAACAAACAAGACGTCCTACACCGATGAAGAGCAACAAATAATAAATATATCAGATTCGATAGTAGCTGAAAGAATTGGAGTCGCCAGAAATTTAGAGAGTAAGGTAGAAGAACTATCGAATAGAATACTTAGAGATGTCGATGATCCTAAAAACTGGCAGCCTTCTGATTATTTACCGGATTTTGCAGATGAATGGGAATATGACATAAATACGATACAAAAACAATCTGAAGCATTGCCGGATGAATTGCTTGTAGTTTTAGTCGGCGATATGATAACAGAAGAAGGATTACCAACCTATCAATCACTGCTTAATAGAATAGCTCCTATCACGGAAATAACCGGAAATCAAGACACTGCCTGGGGGAAATGGACAAGATGGTGGACTGCCGAAGAAAACAGACACGGAGATTTATTACATACTCATTTAATGTTTATACCGAGATTGAATATGTATGCCGTAGAAAGGGACATTCAAATTCTATTAGGGCGCGGCTTTGATCCGGGCGTCGGTGAAGACCCGTACAAACTGATGGTTTATACCAGCTTCCAGGAGAAAGCAACCTTTATCTCTCATTTAGGAACCGCTAAAATTGCTAAAACCCAGGGAGATGAAAGGTTATATGATATTTGCAATATTATTTCCAAAGATGAATTAAGACATTTCAGCTTTTACAAAGAAGTTATGAGTGAAATATTCGACGTTGATCAAAATGGCGCCATGACTGCATACGCTCATATGATGAAAAGAACCATATCCATGCCTGCTAAAGAAATGGATAACAGCAAAAATCCTACATTGTTTACCGACTTTTCTGAGGTAGCTCAGGCAACCGGTGTCTACACCGCAAAAGAATATGCCGGGATAATAGAACAATTAAATGCAGATTGGAAAATAAGAGATAGAGATGTCACAACTGTTGACGCAAGTAAAGCTCAAGAATATTTATTAAAACTTCCCGGAAGATATCTGAAATTAGTCGAGCGAAGAAAAAGTAAAGAATTTAGATTTGATGTTTCTAAATTTGATTGGATCAAATAA